A portion of the Bactrocera neohumeralis isolate Rockhampton chromosome 2, APGP_CSIRO_Bneo_wtdbg2-racon-allhic-juicebox.fasta_v2, whole genome shotgun sequence genome contains these proteins:
- the LOC126753354 gene encoding mitochondrial import receptor subunit TOM40 homolog 2 — translation MTCDFCPRKCTQQFPACFQLYPGSTEKKNPGNIHDLHLFAQRINPKYYDGIELDYAHRLAANKIITCNWLWSHTRPSGFRFGGNYSLRLYDDFLQTPTIMADINPTTLASNVSIIFFPHHALRLEAAMQRAAEDLPLETQTTIELMRPSTTLTWNLYNAHSQRGRSTVSLMRSITNSWALGGELLLEWTDPRSLITEAALAARYSKHNYQIAASASRQGLDISYWQRIHQRIQMATMFAWHRKTQKTIATICYQWDFEDSVVRSMVNSDLSVGFQYYRSLPHIPCGMGLSALISLLNNRLAFGLKFVLDPSGQRRGD, via the exons ATGACGTGCGATTTTTGTCCACGGAAGTGCACCCAACAATTTCCAGCATGCTTCCAGCTCTACCCTGGTTCTACCGAGAAAAAGAACCCCGGCAATATACACGATCTCCATCTATTTGCACAACGTATTAATCCGAAATATTACGATGGCATCGAATTGGACTACGCCCATCGACTTGCGGCCAACAAAATTATCACGTGCAATTGGTTGTGGAGTCACACTCGTCCTTCGGGATTTCGTTTTGGCGGCAATTATTCTCTACGACTATATGATGATTTTTTA CAAACGCCCACCATCATGGCAGACATCAATCCAACAACACTGGCTTCCAATGTCAGTATCATTTTTTTCCCGCACCACGCTTTACGACTGGAAGCAGCCATGCAACGAGCTGCCGAAGATTTGCCGTTAGAAACTCAAACAACCATCGAGCTCATGCGTCCATCGACGACACTCACCTGGAACTTGTATAATGCCCATTCGCAGAGGGGTCGCAGTACCGTATCTCTAATGCGTTCGATCACTAACTCGTGGGCGCTCGGTGGGGAGTTGCTGCTCGAATGGACCGATCCGCGTTCACTGATAACCGAAGCGGCACTCGCTGCACGATATAGTAAGCATAATTACCAAATAGCGGCATCCGCATCGCGACAGGGTCTTGATATCAGCTATTGGCAGCGTATACACCAACGCATACAGATGGCAACCATGTTCGCCTGGCATCGCAAGACACAGAAAACTATCGCCACAATTTGCTATCAATGGGATTTTGAGGATTCTGTTGTGCGCAGCATGGTAAACTCTGACCTCTCCGTGGGCTTTCAGTATTACCG tTCACTTCCACATATTCCGTGCGGCATGGGTTTGAGTGCATTGATTAGTTTATTAAACAATCGCTTGGCATTTGGtcttaaatttgttttggatCCCAGTGGGCAAAGGCGCGGAGACTAA